The stretch of DNA TCGTCTTCGAGGGTCGCAACGGAGCCGCGGTCACGTCGGACGACCTGTCGTTCGAGAAGGTGGACGACGCCTCCACGTCGATCACCTACCGCGCGCACCTCGAATTCACCGGACTCGCGCGACTCGCCGACCCCGCCGCCCGCCTCGCGTTCGAGATCCTCGCGGCCAAGACCGTCAAACAGATGACTGGGGTCCTCGAAGCGAGGTAGGAGTCCGCCGCACAACGCGTTTGGCGGGCGCCCCACACGATGCGGGGCGCCCACGCGCGTCGGGACCGATCAGCTGAGGTGATGCACCTCCTGCAGCCCGTAGACCGGTGTCGGGATCTCCTCGTGCCGCGCCTTGAGTTGCAGGGCGAGGTACAGCGAGTAGTGCCGCGACTGGTGCAGGTTGCCGCCGTGGAACCAGAGCGCTTCCTGCTGGGTGGGCTTCCACATGTTGCGCTGTTCGCCCTCCCACGGCCCGGGGTCCTTGGTGGTGTCGGAGCCGAGACCCCAGCACTTTCCGACCTTGTCGGCCACTTCCTGGCCCATGAGGTCGGCGGCCCAGCCGTTCATGGAGCCGTAGCCGGTGGCGTAGACGACCAGGTCGGCGGGCAACTCGGTGCCGTCGGTGAGGACCACGGCGTCCTCGCTGAGGTGGTCGACCTGCCCGGACACGAGGTGGATGCTGCCGTCCGCGACGAGTTCGGACGCGCCGACGTCGATGTAGTAGCCGGACCCGCGACGCAGGTACTTCATGAACAGGCCGGACCCGTCGTCACCGAAATCGAGCTTGAAACCGGCCTTTTCGAGTCGTTCGTAGAAGTCTCTGTCCCGTGCGGCGATCTTCTGATAGATCGGGATCTGGAACTCGTGCATGATCTTGTACGGCAGCGACGCGAACGTGAGGTCGGCCTTCTCCGTCGTCATTCCCGCCGCGAGCGCACGCTCCGAGTAGAGGTCGCCGAGGCCGAGGTCCATCAGCGAATCGGACTTCACGATGTGCGTGGACGACCGTTGCAGCATCGTCACGTCGGCGCCCGTCTCGAAGAGTGCCTTGCAGATGTCGTGCGCGGAGTTGTTCGCTCCCACGACGACGACGCGCTTGCCCACGTAGGCGTCCGGACCGGGATGCCGGCTCGAATGGTGCTGCTCGCCGCGGAAGACGTCCTGACCGGGGAATGACGGAACGTTCGGTTTGCCCGACATCCCGGTGGCGAGCACCAACTGCTTCGGGTGCAGCACCACCTCCTCGCCGTCGCGGTCGAGGACGACGGTCCACTCCTTCGTCTCTTCGTCGAACGTCGCAGACGTGCAGGTGGTGGACGCCCAGTACGGAATCTCCATCACCTTCGTGTACATCTCGAGCCAGTCGCCGATCTTGTCCTTCGGCGCGAACACCGGCCAGTTGTCCGGGAACGGCATGTACGGCAGGTGGTCGTACCAGACCGGGTCGTGCAGGCACAGCGACTTGTACCGGTTGCGCCACTGGTCGCCGGGGCGTTCGTTCTTGTCGACGACGATGGCAGGCACCCCGAGTTGGCGTAGCCGGGCACCGAGCGCGATGCCGCCCTGGCCGCCGCCGATCACGAGAACGTACGGCTGCCGGGTGTAGCCGAGTTCCCGTTCCTCGATCTCCTGCTTCTCCGCCCAGCTCTGGGTGTCACCGCCCGAGCCGTGGACCGCGCCCTTGACCCGGTTCCGTCCCCGGCGCTCCTCGTGACCCTTCAGTTCCTGCATGGTGGTGAGGAACGTCCACGCCTCGTCGTCTTTCAGCCGCAGGTGCCCCTTGCCCCGGCCCGTCGCCGTCTCGAATTCGATCCACGCAGACGTGACGCCGTCCGTCTCGTCCGGTGTCTCGGTGGTGCGGAAGTTCGTCGGATCGGTGTCGTCGAGGCGTGCGTGCAGCATCGCGGCGACGGCGTCGCGCCCCTCGACCGTCTTGAGGTTCCAGGTGAACGCCACCAGATCCCGCCAGAAACTGTCGACAGCGAACATGCCCGCGGCACGCTCGACGTCGCGGGCGGCGAGCGCGGCTTCGAAATTCGCCAACCACAGGTCGACCCGCTCCTGAGGCGTCGAAAACGTCTGCACCGTGGGCGGCTGGACGGTCTGTGTCATGAGCCTCTCCTTCGTTCTCGTTGTGACTCACAGCACACTCCTCTCCGCGGTCGGCAACAAGCGTTGCATCGTGTTGCAATCCCCCCGTGTGCCGAAGGCACGCTCGATGATGGCGGCGGTGTCGACACCGGTCGGCAGCGTGCCGAACACGCTGCCCCAGTCGCCGCCGAGCCGGCTGACGCAGAACGCGTCGGCGACCGCGGGGTGCCCGTGGCGGACGAGCAGTGAACCCTGGAGCGCGAGCGCCATGTCGCCGACGACGCGCCGGGCCCGGTGCGCGAGCGTGTCGACGTCGCCGAAACTGGACTTCAGGTGCGCGACGGCGGCGTCGAGTCGCGTGTCGGCCCCCGCGGACGCGTCGAGTTCGTCGAAGAACACCTGAAGCGTCTCCGGCTGTTTGGCCATCGCGCGCAGGGTGTCCAGGGCGGCGACGTTGCCGGAGCCTTCCCACACCGACAGCAGGGGCGCCTCCCGGTACAGCCGCGGCATCCTTGATTCCTCCACGTACCCGTTGCCGCCCAGGCATTCGAGGGCCTCGGCGGCGTGGATCGGTCCGCGCTTACACACGAAATACTTGCTGACCGCCAGCGAGATGCGCCGGAGGGTGTTCGCGTGCTCGTCGCCCGCGGTCGCCCGGTCGGTGAGCGCGGCCAGCCACAGCGCGACGGTCGTGGCGGCCTCCGATTCGACGGCGAGGTCGGCGAGCACGTTCCGCATCAGCGGCTGATCCACCAGGTGGGCGCCGAACGCACTGCGGTGCACGGCGTGGTGCGCGGCCTGCGCGGTGCCGACGCGCATGCCGGTGGCCGTGCCGATCGTGCAGTCGAGGCGGGTCATGTTGACCATCTCGATGATCGTCGGAACACCGCGGCCTTCCTCGCCGACCAGCCAGGCCACCGCCTCGTCGTACTCGACCTCGCTGCTGGCGTTGGAGTGGTTGCCGAGTTTGTCCTTCAGGCGCTGCAGGTGCATCCGGTTGCGGGTGCCGTCCGGCAGCACTCTGGGCAGGAAGAAGCACGACAGTCCGCCGGGTGCCTGGGCGAGCACCAGGAACACGTCGGACATCGGCGCCGACGTGAACCACTTGTGGCCGGTGAGCACGTAGCTTCCGTCCGCCTGCGGCACGGCGCGGGTGGTGCCCGCGCGGACGTCGGAGCCGCCCTGCTTCTCCGTCATCGACATTCCGGCGATCAGGCCGGCCTTCGTCAGCGGAGGGTGCAGCGCCGGATCGTAGACCCGGGCGGTGAGCAACGGTTCGTACTGCTCCGCCAGCGCACGATTGTGTCGCAGGGCGGGGACGACGGCGTACGTCATGGAGATCGGGCAGCCGTGGCCGGCGTCGACCTGGCCCCACACGGCCATCTTCGCGGCCCGGACCAGGTGGGCGTGCGGGTGCGGGTCGGCCCACGGTGCGCCGTGCAGGCCCATCTCGACGGCGGTGGTCATCAACCGGTGGTAGGCGGGGTCGTACTCGACTTCGTCGATGCGGTTGCCGTAGCGGTCGTGGGTGCGCAGCACGGGCGGGTGCGCCTCGGCGAGGTCGCCCCAGCGCTGCGCCTCCTCGCTTCCGGCGAGGCGTCCGACGTCGTGCAGTTCCTCGAGTGCGTCGTGTGCGCCTTCGCGTTGCAGCGCTTCGAGAATCGGTGCGTAGTCGGCGGCGTCGAAGTTGATCAGAGGTGGGACCTGGTTGACGACCTCGTGTGTGGCACTCATGTCGGGCTCCCGAGGGATCGAAGGGTGAAGGTGAGCAGGGCGGGGATGATCGCGGCGTCGGCGGCGCCGCGGGCGAGGGGCAGGATCAGTGCTTCACCGATGGCACCAACGATGCAGGCGGCGGTGACCGACGCGTCCTGGTCCGGGATCTCCCCGGCCTCGACGGCGCCGGCGATCGCGACGGCGAGCGCGTCCCGGAACGACTCGCGGAACAGGAGGCGTTCCGTGTCGACCTGCGGGTCGACGGGTTCGACGAGCAGCGCGTACGCCAGGACTGGTGCTCGGAGGGCGCGTTCGGCGAACATGCCGACGGAGGCGGATACCGCTGCGACGCAACGGCCCTCGGCGGCCCGGGCGGCGTTGCCGGATTCGACGGCGGCGCTCACCTCCCGGCTGCAGGCGATGCGGAAGACCTCCGCGAACAGTTCGCCCTTGTTCGAGAAGTGCCGGTAGACGGTGCCGGTCCCGACTCCCGCTTCGGCCGCGACCGCGGAGATCGAGCATCCGGCGTAGCCGTGGCGGGCGATGAGCCCGATCGCGGAGTCGATGAGTGTGGTGCGGAGAGCGTCCAGGCGTTCCTGGACCGCGGGGGTGCGGCGGTAGGCCATAACAAAGAAGTGAACACCGGTTCCGTTCTTCCGTCAAGAACTGGTCGAGAGTGCTAGCGTCGGCCACACCAGCGAGGAAAGGCGCACTCGATGACTTCCGACGTGGTACTTGTCCGGAAAGACGGCCCGGTCACGACGATCAGCCTGAACCGGCCCGCAGTCCGCAACGCCGTCGACCGGCTCACCGCCGAGGCGCTCGCCGACGCCTTCCGTGCCTTCGACGCCGACGAGGACGCGTCGGTCGCCGTGCTGCACGGTGTGGGCGGAACATTCTGCGCCGGAGCAGATCTCAAGGCAATCAGTTCCGGGACCGGGAATCGGGTGGCGCCCGACGGCGACGCACCGATGGGCATCTCCCGGATGCGGTTGTCGAAACCGGTGATCGCCGCGATCGACGGGCACGCGGTGGCGGGCGGGCTCGAACTCGCGCTGTGGGCCGATCTGCGGGTCGCCGGCGCGGACGCCGTCCTCGGTGTGTTCTGCCGCCGCTGGGGTGTGCCGCTCATCGACGGCGGAACCGTCCGCCTGCCGCGGCTGATCGGGGAGAGTCGCGCGATGGACCTCGTCCTCACCGGGCGGCCCGTCGACGCCGACGAGGCCCTGAGCATCGGGCTGATCAACCGGAAAGTCGCGGCGGGCGACGCCCTCACCGCGGCCCGGCAAATGGCCGCCGAGATCGCCGGCCTGCCCCAGGTGTGCCTGCGGCAGGACCGGCTGTCGCTGCTCGAGCAGTCCGGCCTCACCGAGGATCAGGCACTGCTGAACGAATTCCGGCACGGTGCAATCTCTCTCGCCAACGGGACGGTCGAGGGGGCCGCACGCTTCGCAGCAGGCGCGGGCCGGCACGGTGATGCCGCCCCCGTGAGTACTTGTTAACCGCGGGCGGTTGACAAATGCTCACGGGCGGCGGCATTCGGCGCGCGGTGTGGGTTGCGTACCTGCTCGCGCTGGCCGTCACGATCTTCACGCTGGGGCTGCCCACCGACCGCATCTACCAGGCGACGTGGATCGTCGCGGGCCTGATCGCGTTCACGATCGACCGGCCGTGGCGGGACCATCTGCGTGTCGTGGGGGACTGGTTGCCGCTCATCGTTGCTCTCGTCGTCTACGACCTGAGCCGGGGTGTCGCTCACCACCTCGGGATGCCGGTGCGGGCGGCGGAACTGGTGTCGGTGGAGCGCTGGCTCTTCGGCGGCACGATCCCGACGGTTTGGCTGCAGCAGCATCTGCTGCCGTCGGCGGGTGCGCTGCCGTGGTGGACGCTGCTCACGGGAATCGTCTACACCAGCCATTTCATCGTGCCGTGGGTGGTCGCGGCCGTCTTCTACGTGCGTTCGCGCGACGTGTGGTCGGGGTACATGCGACGGGTGCTGCTGCTGTCGTATCTCGGCCTGGTCACGTACATTCTGCTGCCCTCGGTCCCGCCGTGGCTGGCCGCGGAGAGTGACGTGATCTCCGACAGTGTGGGTCGTGTCGCGGGGTTCGGATTCGGAGTCGTCCCCACGGATGTCAGCACGCGGTGGCTGGAGGCGCAGAGCAATCCGGTCGCCGCGCTGCCGTCGCTGCACGCCGCGTTCGCCCTGTTGGTGGCGGTCGCGTTGTGGCCGTTCGCGAAGAATCTGTGGTCGCGTGCGCTGCTGGTCGCGTACCCGGTCGCGATGGCGTTCGTGCTGGTCTACGGCGGCGAGCACTACGTCGTGGACGTGCTGGCGGGTTGGGCGTATCTGGGACTGGCGATCCTCCTGGCGCGGGCGTGGGAGTCCCGCACGGCCACCTCGCCCGGCCGAGATCTCACCGCCGGCCGCCCGCGGCGTCGCTGGTGACCGACACCTCGTCGAGCGTGGTGCGGAGGAACGGCAGGATGCGCTTGACGATCGCCTCGTTGTACGCGACCGGTTGCTGGTTCGGGTTCGCGTGGCCGGTTCCGTCGAGCTTCGCCACCAGCAGGGTGCCATCGGTGCCGCCGGACTGTTCGACGAGGATCTTCTGCGTGTAGTCGACGTCGACCACCGCATCCATCCAGCCTGCGCGGGGACGCACGAAGACGATCCCCGGTCGCGGCTTGTCGTCCGACTCCACCGCCAGCGACTTCAGGTTGTCGATGGCACCGGACGCGACGATGGTCTTGAACTGCGACTCGATCAGCCCGTTGCTCGCCACGTCCTCCGACAGGACCTTCTCGGTGAGGACCTCGTCGAGGACGTCGCGGAATTCGTCGACGTCGACGTGCGGATACCAGTCCGACTTCGTGTCGAGGAACCGGCTCTGCCGGGCCGCGGTCTCCACCAGCACGCGCATCGTCCGGCTCTCCCGCGCGCCGGGCAGCCAGCCGATCCAGCGCAGCATGTCTTCGCCGCTGTCCCGGCTCCCGGCCCGGACGGCGTGCAGGTCCACCGGGGTGCAGTCGAGCACCACGCCGATGAGGTTGGCGTCGGTGTCCTCGTAGATGTGCTGTGCCACCTCCAGCGCGACGACGCCGCCCATGCTGTGCCCGGACAGGACGATGTTGTCGATCCCCTCCTCGGCTGCGCGGGCGGCGATCAGTTCGCTGATCACCTTGGTGTCGATGCCGCCGTTGTCGTACTGGACCGCCCAGACCCGCCCGATGCCGTCGTACGAGGACAGTGTCCTGGCCGTGTCGGCGGCGTCCTTGTTGCCGAGGCCGACGAGGTCGACGACGGCGGTGTCGTGGTCGGCCGGCGACCGCGCGTCGTACACCTCGGAGATCTGCGGCTGGGTCAGTGCGAGTCGCTGGCGTTCGGGCTGGACGTCGTGAACCCAGTACTGGCCGCCGGCGAGAAGCAGGGGAACGGTCCCGAGCGCGACGGCGGCGAGGAAGCGCCTGGTGCGACCGAATTTCTGCCACCGGTGACCGAGCCGTGTCGCGTGCAGTCGCGCCTTGCGGCGGTCGTTGCTCCAGTCGGCCACGGTGGACGGATGGCGTGTCATTCTCTCCGACATCTACTCCGAGGGTACGCGTGGGTGATGCTGCGCCCGTGAGTACTTGTCAACCGCCCGACGTTGACAAGTACTCACGGCGGAAGTGGCTGGACTCCGGGCAGAGCGCGGCGACCGGGGCGACGTCTGACGCGTAATCGACGTCCCGGAGCGTCGGCAGCGACAGCACCTCGGCGCCGGCCGCGAGCAGCGCCGCCCGGGTGAGGCGCCCGGTGTCCGGGCTCGACGTGGGAACCGGAAGTATCGCCCGCGCCGAAACCGCATCGGGCACACCGAGGATCCACCACCCGCCGTCCTCGGCCAGTCCGAGGGCGCATCGGCCCCGCCGCTCGGTGAGCCGGTCCGCGGATTCGGCGAGCAGCTCCGCCGTCACCTGTGGTGTGTCCATTCCGATTTGGAGAATCGGCAGCCGGAAACGGCCGAACGTGTCGGCATGGGCGTTCACCAGTCGCTCCGCGAAATTCTCACCCCGTTGCGGCACCACCGTGAACCCGCCCAGCGTCGCGGCGATGTCGCTGCCCCGGACCGCGTGGCCGAGGTCACCGGTCATCGCCACCACCCGGTGCGCCACCCCGGCGCCGGCGACGGCGTCGAGTGTGTCCAGCAGGGAGGCGGCGGCGAGGCCGGCGGCCCGGGCGTTGCCGACGTCCCGCGCGAGCCGGGTCTTCGCGAAGCCGGGCACCGGCGCCTTCGCGACCACGAGGACGGCGACGTCGAGGGTCACCCGATCACCTTCCAGAAGTCGTGGATGGCGACGACGCTGCCCTTCAGCGAACCCGACACCTTCGACGTGCCGGCGGTGCGAGGACGATACGTGACGTCCTGCTCCACGACCCGCCAGTGGGCGCGGCCCGCGAGCACGAGAAGCTGCAGCGGGTAGCCGGACCTGCGGTCGTCGACACCCAGATCGAGGAGGTCCTGCCTGCGGACGGCCCGCATCGCGCCGAGGTCGTGGATCGGCAGCCCGTACCGGCGCCGGAGCCGGGCGGCGAGGACGGCGTTGCCGATCCTGCTGTGCAGCGGCCACGTTCCCCGTCGCCGCCCCACGGCGAGGTCGGCGCCGGAGTTCAATGCCGCCACCAATCCCGGGAGTTCGCCGGGATCCATCGAGCCGTCGCCGTCCAGCACGCAGACCACCGGGGTCTGCGCCGCGAGCACCCCGGCGTGCACGGCGGAACCGTATCCCGGGACGGGCTCCCGCACCACCGTCGCCCCGTGGGTGACCGCGACCGCGGCGGTGTCGTCGGTGGAGTTGTTGTCCACCACCACCGTTCGGTATCCGCGGGGCACCGCGGCCAGCACCCCGGGCAGGGATCCGGCCTCGTTCAGGCACGGGATGACGACGGTGACGTCCCGCGCAGTGATCGGCGCACGCTCAGACACGGGGAGGTCCCGCCGGCGCCGCGTCCCTCAGTGGTGCGTGTGCGAACGCCGCAATCCCCTCGTCGGGCAGGATCTTCGCCCGGAACCCGAGCCGCTCCCGCGCCCGCCGGGGATCGGCGACGATGTGCCGGACGTCGCCGGGCCGGTACTCGCCGGTGACGACGGGTTCGGGTCCGCCGTGGGAGCGGGCGAGCGTCGCCGCCACCTCGCCGATCGTGATCGGTTGTCCCGAGCACACATTGAAAGCCGCGAATCCCGGCAGCGCGGCCTCGACCGCGGCCACGTTTGCCGCCGCGACGTCGTGAACGTGCACGAAGTCCCGCGTTTGCCTGCCGTCCTCGAACACGCGCGGTGGTTCGCCGGCCTCGAGTGCGGAGCGGAACATCGCCGCCACCCCCGAATACGGGGTGTTGTGCGGCATCCGGTCGCCGTACACGTTGTGGTAGCGCAGCGCCGTCACGGAGCCGCCGGTGGCCAGCGCCCAGGCGAGGGCGTAATTCTCCTGGGCCACCTTGCCCGCGGCGTAGAGACTCCGGGGCCGCAGCGGCGAATTCTCCTCCACGAGTGCCCACTCCAGGGGCTCACCCGTGCCGGGGTCCGTCTCGTCGAAGATTCCCGCCGCCAGGTCCTCGGCCCGCCGCGCGGCCGGTTCCACGAATTCGCCCCGCCCGTTGCGATACCGGCCCGCCCCGTACACGACCATCGATGACGCGAGTACCATTCGGCGGCAACCGGATCGGTGCATCGCGGCGAGCAGCGTCGCGGTGCCGAGATCGTTGTGGCTGGCGTAGGCCGGGGCGTCGCTCACATCCACCCCGGCGCCGACGACCGCAGCCTGATGGCACACGACGTCCACACCCCTCAGCAATTCGGTCAGGGCGGGCAGGTCGCGGACGTCGGCGCGCCGCACACCGTCCGGAAGTTCGGCACCGGCTCCGTGCGCGGACGGCAGCAGCGCGTCGACGGCGACGACGTCGTGGCCGGCCTCGGTGAGCGCGGTGCGGACGTGACCGCCGATGAATCCGGCGGCGCCCGTGAGCAGTACGCGGCACGTCGTCATGGCAGCTCGATCGGCAGGGTGACCCCCTCGTGGACCCGGCAGGCGTTGCAGGGTCCCTCGGGGGCCGCGGCGATCGCGGACCGGACCAGCGTCTTCAGTGATCCGAGGTTGCGCTGGAACTCGGCGAACACGTCCACGGCACGCACCCCGTCGCCGGCCTCGATTCCCGCATCGAGGTCGGTGACCAAAGCGATAGTGGCGTAGCACATCTCGAGCTCCC from Rhodococcus opacus B4 encodes:
- a CDS encoding flavin-containing monooxygenase, giving the protein MTQTVQPPTVQTFSTPQERVDLWLANFEAALAARDVERAAGMFAVDSFWRDLVAFTWNLKTVEGRDAVAAMLHARLDDTDPTNFRTTETPDETDGVTSAWIEFETATGRGKGHLRLKDDEAWTFLTTMQELKGHEERRGRNRVKGAVHGSGGDTQSWAEKQEIEERELGYTRQPYVLVIGGGQGGIALGARLRQLGVPAIVVDKNERPGDQWRNRYKSLCLHDPVWYDHLPYMPFPDNWPVFAPKDKIGDWLEMYTKVMEIPYWASTTCTSATFDEETKEWTVVLDRDGEEVVLHPKQLVLATGMSGKPNVPSFPGQDVFRGEQHHSSRHPGPDAYVGKRVVVVGANNSAHDICKALFETGADVTMLQRSSTHIVKSDSLMDLGLGDLYSERALAAGMTTEKADLTFASLPYKIMHEFQIPIYQKIAARDRDFYERLEKAGFKLDFGDDGSGLFMKYLRRGSGYYIDVGASELVADGSIHLVSGQVDHLSEDAVVLTDGTELPADLVVYATGYGSMNGWAADLMGQEVADKVGKCWGLGSDTTKDPGPWEGEQRNMWKPTQQEALWFHGGNLHQSRHYSLYLALQLKARHEEIPTPVYGLQEVHHLS
- a CDS encoding acyl-CoA dehydrogenase family protein; this encodes MSATHEVVNQVPPLINFDAADYAPILEALQREGAHDALEELHDVGRLAGSEEAQRWGDLAEAHPPVLRTHDRYGNRIDEVEYDPAYHRLMTTAVEMGLHGAPWADPHPHAHLVRAAKMAVWGQVDAGHGCPISMTYAVVPALRHNRALAEQYEPLLTARVYDPALHPPLTKAGLIAGMSMTEKQGGSDVRAGTTRAVPQADGSYVLTGHKWFTSAPMSDVFLVLAQAPGGLSCFFLPRVLPDGTRNRMHLQRLKDKLGNHSNASSEVEYDEAVAWLVGEEGRGVPTIIEMVNMTRLDCTIGTATGMRVGTAQAAHHAVHRSAFGAHLVDQPLMRNVLADLAVESEAATTVALWLAALTDRATAGDEHANTLRRISLAVSKYFVCKRGPIHAAEALECLGGNGYVEESRMPRLYREAPLLSVWEGSGNVAALDTLRAMAKQPETLQVFFDELDASAGADTRLDAAVAHLKSSFGDVDTLAHRARRVVGDMALALQGSLLVRHGHPAVADAFCVSRLGGDWGSVFGTLPTGVDTAAIIERAFGTRGDCNTMQRLLPTAERSVL
- a CDS encoding TetR/AcrR family transcriptional regulator, which produces MAYRRTPAVQERLDALRTTLIDSAIGLIARHGYAGCSISAVAAEAGVGTGTVYRHFSNKGELFAEVFRIACSREVSAAVESGNAARAAEGRCVAAVSASVGMFAERALRAPVLAYALLVEPVDPQVDTERLLFRESFRDALAVAIAGAVEAGEIPDQDASVTAACIVGAIGEALILPLARGAADAAIIPALLTFTLRSLGSPT
- a CDS encoding crotonase/enoyl-CoA hydratase family protein, with product MTSDVVLVRKDGPVTTISLNRPAVRNAVDRLTAEALADAFRAFDADEDASVAVLHGVGGTFCAGADLKAISSGTGNRVAPDGDAPMGISRMRLSKPVIAAIDGHAVAGGLELALWADLRVAGADAVLGVFCRRWGVPLIDGGTVRLPRLIGESRAMDLVLTGRPVDADEALSIGLINRKVAAGDALTAARQMAAEIAGLPQVCLRQDRLSLLEQSGLTEDQALLNEFRHGAISLANGTVEGAARFAAGAGRHGDAAPVSTC
- a CDS encoding phosphatase PAP2 family protein; protein product: MLTGGGIRRAVWVAYLLALAVTIFTLGLPTDRIYQATWIVAGLIAFTIDRPWRDHLRVVGDWLPLIVALVVYDLSRGVAHHLGMPVRAAELVSVERWLFGGTIPTVWLQQHLLPSAGALPWWTLLTGIVYTSHFIVPWVVAAVFYVRSRDVWSGYMRRVLLLSYLGLVTYILLPSVPPWLAAESDVISDSVGRVAGFGFGVVPTDVSTRWLEAQSNPVAALPSLHAAFALLVAVALWPFAKNLWSRALLVAYPVAMAFVLVYGGEHYVVDVLAGWAYLGLAILLARAWESRTATSPGRDLTAGRPRRRW
- a CDS encoding alpha/beta fold hydrolase; protein product: MSERMTRHPSTVADWSNDRRKARLHATRLGHRWQKFGRTRRFLAAVALGTVPLLLAGGQYWVHDVQPERQRLALTQPQISEVYDARSPADHDTAVVDLVGLGNKDAADTARTLSSYDGIGRVWAVQYDNGGIDTKVISELIAARAAEEGIDNIVLSGHSMGGVVALEVAQHIYEDTDANLIGVVLDCTPVDLHAVRAGSRDSGEDMLRWIGWLPGARESRTMRVLVETAARQSRFLDTKSDWYPHVDVDEFRDVLDEVLTEKVLSEDVASNGLIESQFKTIVASGAIDNLKSLAVESDDKPRPGIVFVRPRAGWMDAVVDVDYTQKILVEQSGGTDGTLLVAKLDGTGHANPNQQPVAYNEAIVKRILPFLRTTLDEVSVTSDAAGGRR
- a CDS encoding TIGR04282 family arsenosugar biosynthesis glycosyltransferase, translated to MTLDVAVLVVAKAPVPGFAKTRLARDVGNARAAGLAAASLLDTLDAVAGAGVAHRVVAMTGDLGHAVRGSDIAATLGGFTVVPQRGENFAERLVNAHADTFGRFRLPILQIGMDTPQVTAELLAESADRLTERRGRCALGLAEDGGWWILGVPDAVSARAILPVPTSSPDTGRLTRAALLAAGAEVLSLPTLRDVDYASDVAPVAALCPESSHFRREYLSTSGG
- a CDS encoding glycosyltransferase family 2 protein, giving the protein MSERAPITARDVTVVIPCLNEAGSLPGVLAAVPRGYRTVVVDNNSTDDTAAVAVTHGATVVREPVPGYGSAVHAGVLAAQTPVVCVLDGDGSMDPGELPGLVAALNSGADLAVGRRRGTWPLHSRIGNAVLAARLRRRYGLPIHDLGAMRAVRRQDLLDLGVDDRRSGYPLQLLVLAGRAHWRVVEQDVTYRPRTAGTSKVSGSLKGSVVAIHDFWKVIG
- a CDS encoding NAD-dependent epimerase/dehydratase family protein, which codes for MTTCRVLLTGAAGFIGGHVRTALTEAGHDVVAVDALLPSAHGAGAELPDGVRRADVRDLPALTELLRGVDVVCHQAAVVGAGVDVSDAPAYASHNDLGTATLLAAMHRSGCRRMVLASSMVVYGAGRYRNGRGEFVEPAARRAEDLAAGIFDETDPGTGEPLEWALVEENSPLRPRSLYAAGKVAQENYALAWALATGGSVTALRYHNVYGDRMPHNTPYSGVAAMFRSALEAGEPPRVFEDGRQTRDFVHVHDVAAANVAAVEAALPGFAAFNVCSGQPITIGEVAATLARSHGGPEPVVTGEYRPGDVRHIVADPRRARERLGFRAKILPDEGIAAFAHAPLRDAAPAGPPRV